The stretch of DNA GATCTGCTGGGCCTGGGCCGGGGTGAGGGCCAGACCGCCGGAGCCGACCTCGGTGTCCAGACCGTCGTCGAGGGCACGAGCCCAGCCGTCCGCGTCGACCGCGCCCAGCGCCGCCCACAGCTCCGCGTCGACGGCGTCCGTGCGGGCGAGCCGCAGGTTGTCGCGCAGGGAGCCCACGAAGACGTGGTGCTCCTGGTTGACGAGGGCGACATGGGAGCGGACGCGTTCGGCGGGCATCCGGGACAGTTCGGCGCCGCCGAGCGCGATCCGGCCGTCCCGGGGCGCGTAGATCCCGGCGAGCAGCCGGCCCAGCGTGGACTTTCCGGCGCCGGACGGGCCGACCAGGGCCAGCCGCGTGCCCGGGGCGACCTTCAGGGAGACCTCGCGCAGGACGTCGACGCCCTCCAGGTAGCCGAAGTGCACCCGGTCCGCGTCCACGTCCCGGCCGGTGGGGGCCAGGGAGTCGTCCCCGGCGTCCGGCTCGATGTCGCGCACCCCGACGAGCCGGGCCAGCGACACCTGAGCCACCTGCAACTCGTCGTACCAGCGCAGGATCAGCCCCACCGGGTCGACCAGCATCTGCGCGATGAGGGCGCCCGTCGTCAGCTGGCCGACCCCGATCCAGCCCCGCAGGACGAACACGCCACCGACCATGAGCACCGAGGCGAGCACGGTGACGTGGGTGACGTTGACTACCGGGAAGAGCACCGACCGCAGCCAGAGTGTGTAGCGTTCCCACGCGGTCCATTGCGTGATCCGGAGTTCCGACAGCGCGACGCGGCGTTCGCCGAGACGGTGCGCCTCGACGGTGCGCCCGGCGTCGACGGTCTCGGTGAGCGCGGCGGCCACGGCGGCGTAGCCCGCGGCCTCGGAGCGGTAGGCGGACGGCGCCCGCCGGAAGTACCAGCGGCAGCCGAGCACCAGCAGGGGCACGGCCAGCAGCACGGCCGCGGCGAGCGGCGGCGCGGTCAGGACCAGACCGCCGAGCAGCAGCGCCACCCACACGACCCCGATCGCCAGCTGCGGCACGGCCTCGCGCATCGCGTTGGCGAGCCGGTCGATGTCGGTGGTGATACGGGAGAGCAGGTCGCCGGTGCCCGCCCGCTCCAGCACGCCCGGCGGCAGGCCCACCGACCGGACGAGGAAGTCCTCGCGCAGGTCGGCCAGCATCCGTTCGCCGAGCATCGCCCCGCGCAGCCGCACTTCCCGTACGAACACCGCCTGGACGAGCAACGCGAGCACGAACAGCGCGGCGGTGAGGGGCAGATGCAGCTCCCGGGTGTCGTCCGCCACCCGTTCGACCAGGTCGCCCAGCAGCCATGGACCGGCCATGGAGGCCACCACGGCGACGGTGTTGACGGTGATGAGCAGGACGAAGGCCCGTCGGTGCCGGCGCAGCAGTTCGCTCACATAGGAGCGTACGGTCGCGGTGGAGCCGACGGGCAGGGTGTCGGCCGTGGTCGGGGCCGCCGGGTCGTAGGCAGGGGGCGCCACGCCGATCATGCCGTCTCCTCCATCTCTTCGAGGGCCCCGTCCAGGTCCTCTTCCAAGTCCTCTTCCAGGGTTTCTTCCGTGGCGTCCCGCCGAGCGGCCTCGTCGTCGAACAGCGCGTCGTGCCGCGAGCGGTCCGGTGCGGCCCGCAGCCTGCCGCCGCCGTCGAGCAGAACGTGCGCGGCGCGCTCCTCGTCCGTCTCCCGGGTCACCACCGCGCGGTACCGGGGTTCGGTGTGCACCAGGTCCCGGTGCACACCGACCGCGGCGACCGTGCCCTCATGGACCAGCACCACCCGGTCGGCACGGTCCAGGAGGAGCGGCGAGGAGGTGAACACCACCGTGGTGCGTCCGGCCCGCAGATCGCGCAGGCCCTGCGCGATCCGTGCCTCGGTGTGCGAGTCGACGGCGGAGGTCGGTTCGTCCAGGACGAGCACCTCGGGGTCGGTGATCAGCGACCGGGCCAGAGCCAGACGCTGGCGCTGGCCGCCCGAGAGGGACCGGCCGCGCTCGGTGATCCGGACGTCCATCGGGTCCTCGGCGGACGGCGACGATTGCGCGAGCGCGTCCAGGACGTCGTCGCACTGGGCGGCGG from Streptomyces sp. 6-11-2 encodes:
- a CDS encoding ABC transporter ATP-binding protein → MIGVAPPAYDPAAPTTADTLPVGSTATVRSYVSELLRRHRRAFVLLITVNTVAVVASMAGPWLLGDLVERVADDTRELHLPLTAALFVLALLVQAVFVREVRLRGAMLGERMLADLREDFLVRSVGLPPGVLERAGTGDLLSRITTDIDRLANAMREAVPQLAIGVVWVALLLGGLVLTAPPLAAAVLLAVPLLVLGCRWYFRRAPSAYRSEAAGYAAVAAALTETVDAGRTVEAHRLGERRVALSELRITQWTAWERYTLWLRSVLFPVVNVTHVTVLASVLMVGGVFVLRGWIGVGQLTTGALIAQMLVDPVGLILRWYDELQVAQVSLARLVGVRDIEPDAGDDSLAPTGRDVDADRVHFGYLEGVDVLREVSLKVAPGTRLALVGPSGAGKSTLGRLLAGIYAPRDGRIALGGAELSRMPAERVRSHVALVNQEHHVFVGSLRDNLRLARTDAVDAELWAALGAVDADGWARALDDGLDTEVGSGGLALTPAQAQQIALARLVLADPHTLVLDEATSLLDPRAARHLERSLARVLDGRTVVAIAHRLHTAHDADVIAVVENGRISELGSHDELVTANGAYAALWRSWHG